From Portunus trituberculatus isolate SZX2019 chromosome 50, ASM1759143v1, whole genome shotgun sequence, the proteins below share one genomic window:
- the LOC123499773 gene encoding mitochondrial-processing peptidase subunit alpha-like: MFSSRVTRSVLRRGSNAVVRFCSGESGSHGKAPITKVPLSEAVPWIPKAIYASPSDIVHETKVTTLENGLRVASEPKFGNFCTVGVAIDSGSRFEVALPSGISHFLEKLAYGNTQHMTREAIMGTFEKLGGICDCQSSRDTLIYATSVEARGMAEAVRILSEVILRPQLQQEEIIDAQMSVTFDLEDLQLRPEKDVLLTEMIHAAGFRDNTLGLPKICPPENITKIDRSTLFTYLKHHHTPKRMVVAGVGVEHEALVEFAQKYFVEMPPIWETDPTLSNTHKLSIDHSVAQYTGGLIKEEADLSDVSIGPNPLPELAHIVIGLESVGHQHKDFVTHCVLNMMMGGGGSFSAGGPGKGMYTRLYTNVLNRYHWIHNATAYNHAYEDAGLFCIHASAHPSHLADLTQIITRELSAMNGRMSKEELERAKVQLQSMLLMNLESRPVVFEDIARQVLATGKRLQPQHFMDLIRRVTDDDVMKIAGKMLRSRPSVAALGTLKRLPRLADINGALLSGNRLIKPLSKFAFFQ; encoded by the exons ATGTTCTCCTCGCGTGTTACCCGATCGGTGTTAAG AAGAGGATCCAATGCAGTTGTACGCTTCTGTTCAGGAGAGTCTGGGTCTCATGGGAAGGCACCCATCACAAAGGTGCCTCTGAGTGAAGCAGTTCCTTGGATACCCAAAGCTATCTATGCCTCCCCCTCGGATATTGTCCACGAAACTAAAGTTACAACTTTAGAAAATGGTTTGCGTGTTGCATCTGAACCTAAATTTGGCAACTTTTGTACAGttggag TTGCAATTGACAGTGGAAGCAGGTTTGAAGTGGCACTTCCAAGTggaatttctcattttcttgagAAACTAGCATATGGG AATACCCAACATATGACACGAGAAGCTATTATGGGGACGTTTGAAAAACTTGGTGGTATTTGTGATTGCCAGTCATCAAG GGATACACTGATATATGCGACATCTGTGGAAGCGAGAGGTATGGCAGAAGCAGTCAGGATATTGTCAGAGGTGATTTTAAGACCTCAgcttcaacaagaggaa ATAATAGATGCTCAGATGTCAGTTACATTTGATTTGGAAGATCTTCAATTGCGGCCAGAAAAGGATGTTCTACTCACAGAAATGATTCATGCG GCTGGATTTAGGGACAATACTCTGGGTCTTCCAAAAATCTGTCCTCCTGAAAATATCACAAAAATAGACAGATCAACATTGTTCACCTACCTCAAGCACCACCACACCCCGAAGCGcatggtggtggctggtgtaGGAGTTGAACATGAAGCTCTTGTAGAATTTGCACAGAA ATATTTTGTAGAGATGCCACCCATCTGGGAGACGGATCCAACCCTCTCCAATACTCACAAGCTTTCGATTGACCACTCTGTGGCTCAGTATACAGGTGGACTTATTAAG GAGGAAGCAGATCTCTCTGATGTTTCCATTGGTCCCAACCCACTACCAGAACTTGCTCATATTGTTATTGGTCTGGAGTCTGTGGGGCATCAGCATAAAGACTTTGTTACTCACTGTGTTCTCAACATGATGATGGGAGGTGGTGGCAGCTTCAGTGCTGGCGGACCTGGGAAAGGAATGTACACACGTCTATATACTAATGTACTCAACCG GTATCATTGGATCCATAATGCTACAGCTTACAATCATGCATATGAGGATGCTGGTCTGTTCTGTATCCACGCCTCGGCTCATCCATCTCACCTGGCAGATCTCACCCAAATAATTACTAGAGAACTCTCAGCCATGAATGGTCGCATGAGCAAGGAAGAACTGGAG CGTGCCAAAGTACAGCTGCAGTCCATGCTGCTGATGAACTTGGAAAGTCGGCCTGTTGTGTTTGAGGACATTGCACGGCAAGTACTAGCAACAGGAAAAAGACTTCAGCCACAGCACTTCATGGATTTAATAA GGAGAGTGACAGATGATGATGTTATGAAAATTGCTGGAAAGATGCTTCGCTCTAGGCCTTCAGTAGCTGCTCTTGGCACTCTGAAGCGCCTACCCAGGTTGGCTGATATTAATGGTGCTCTCCTTAGTGGGAATAGACTAATAAAACCTCTAAGCAAATTTGCATTTTTCCAATAG